Within the Legionella pneumophila subsp. pneumophila str. Philadelphia 1 genome, the region TCCCTATCTTTTGCCTTAAATAAATAGCCAATAGATCCTTCTATTGTATTTTTGGCATAGTGGCCAGTAGCTATATAATCTGCGCCAAGGGTTAAAGCATGATTCAAAAAGGCATTAAATTTGATTTCTTTATTACATAACACGTCAGGGTTTGGTGTTCTTCCCTTTTCATATTCACTCAGAAAATAAGCAAATACTCTATCCCAGTATTCTTTTGAAAAATTTACAGTATGTAGTGGTATGCGCAATTGATTACAGACGGCCTGGGCATCTGCCAAATCTTTTGCTGCAGGGCAATAATCATTGTGATCGTCCTGCTCCCAGTTTTTCATGAATAGTCCTTCCACCTGGTATCCTTGTTCTTTCAATAGCCAGGCTGCTACAGAAGAGTCTACTCCTCCTGACATACCAACAATAACTTTAGCTTTCATAAATGGTTTGTATCGCTCTTTTTTGAATCATAATCATATTGGAATGTGCGATTTTAACAAATTAACTACACTCTAGGAAATTGTAATTTAGCCCTGTATTTATTACCCAATAAGTTGATATTTTTTACATATAATCGGATAATACCACGTTTTTAGGGATTCGTTATCATTTTAACTTGATTATGTTAGTAAGTCATAAACCGTCTATAAGTGCTTATATAAACTTGCAAGACTCAAAGAGCAAACTCATTCTATATTTCGGATAATTATCTATGATGCATTTACAAGAGTTGGCAAAACATGGCCAGCAAGAAAAGGAAGTGATTTTAAACGAGCGTTTACCCTCGTTTGTTAGTCCCGGATGCCATTTGCATGCATCTTATCATATAGAGGCAAAAGATGATTTTTATCTTATTCATCTTAGAGTGCAAGGCAATTTAAACAGCGTATGTCAGCGATGTATGGAAAACTTCACTGTATGTTATAATAACTCGACTGTTATTGCTGTTTGCCGAAATGATGAGAGAGCTGAGCAACTTTTGAGTCAATATGAATGCTTGGTTTCTTCAAACTGGCAAGTTGATTTAAATGAATTAATAATTGATGAGCTGCATTTGTATGCACCACAAGTTCATCCTGATATTAATGAATGTGCTAATGAAATCAATGAAATTTTAACTGGGAAAAAACAAACTTCTTAATATTTTGATAATTAATACTTGGATTGAAGTTAAAATATCGGTAATATTCCCGCTTTATGAATGCAATTTGTTTAGGAGTAATACAATGGCCGTACAACAAAATAAAAAATCACGCTCACGTCGTGATATGAGGCGTTCTCATGATGCACTAACCAAGCCTACTCTATCAGTAGATCCAACAACTGGTGAAACCCATCTTCGTCATCACATGACCCCAGATGGATATTACAGAGGCAAAAAAATTATTGACGCTGAAACCGCTTACGAACAAGAGTAACTTTCTTGAAGAATATCACCATTGCAATTGACGCGATGGGTGGGGATCACGGCTTGGAAATTGTGATTCCTGCCTGTATTCGTGCTATTAAAAACAACCCTGATTTGAAACTATTGCTTGTAGGAGTCCAGGACAAGATCAGTGCTTCTTTGAAAAAACATGGCATGTTGTCCTGTCAGCAATTTACTATCGTCCACGCATCAGAAGTGGTTACAATGGATGAATTGCCATCTCATGCATTACGAAATAAAAAAGATTCCTCAATGCGAATAGCAATTAACCTGGTTAAGGAAGGCAGAGCGCAGGCTTGCGTCAGTGCGGGCAATACAGGTGCCTTAATGGCTACCGCCCGATATGTCTTAAAGACTTTACCGGGGATTGATCGCCCAGCAATAGTATCCGAGTTACCTACCATGGGTGGAAAAACAAGAGTCATTGATTTGGGAGCCAATGTTGATTCTTGCGCAGAGCATTTGTTTCAGTTTGCTGTGATGGGGTCTGCATTGATACAGGCAATAGAAAATAAACCCAAACCTAAAATTGGTTTACTTAATATTGGCGTTGAAGAAATTAAGGGTAATGATCAGGTTAAGCGTACTGCACATATGCTGGCTGAGTGTTCTGTTATGAATTATGTGGGATACGTTGAGGGTGATCACTTTTACAGTGGTGATGTTGATTTAGTGGTCTGTGATGGATTTGTTGGAAATGTGGCATTAAAAGCAAGTGAAGGTTTGGCAAAGCTTTTATTAACTGTCCTTAAAGAATCATTTAGCAGAAATTGGTTAACAAAAATTGCTGGTTTGATTGCTTTACCAGCCTTAAAACATTTAAAAAATCGTTTGGATCCATCGCGATACAATGGTGCCAGTCTACTCGGGTTGAATGGTATCGTTGTCAAAAGTCATGGTGGAGCCAATGAAGTGGGTTTTCAACATGCTATTGAACAGGCTGTTCTTGAAGTAAAAAATAATGTTGTCGATTTAGTGCGTGATCAAATAAATGATTTTATAAATCAAGGATTGTTGTTATGAAAAATGCTGTTATTAATGGCACTGGAAGTTACTCTCCAGAGAGACAAATGACTAATGCTGAACTGGAAACCATGCTTGATACTAGCGATGAATGGATTGTTACCAGGACTGGTATTAGTAGCCGTAGTGTTGCTCAAGAACATGAAACAACATCTTATATGGCTTCCAGAGCAGCAGAGCAAGCACTAGAGGCATCAGGCCTTGATGCTGAAGAAATTGATTTGATATTAGTAGCAACATGTACCCCAGATTATTTTTTTCCTAGCGTTGCCTGTCACGTACAACATGCTTTAGGAATCAAAAGACCTATTCCGGCTTTTGACATTGGAGCTGCATGCAGCGGTTTTGTTTATGCGATGGATGTAGCGAAACAATACATTGCTACAGGGGCTGCCAAACACGTTCTTGTCGTAGGCAGCGAGAGCATGTCAAGAGCGGTAGATTGGACTGATCGTTCTATTTGTGTCTTATTCGGAGATGGCGCAGGCGCTGTTGTTTTAAGCGCAAGTGATCGCCAAGGGATTATGGGTAGTGTTTTACATTCTGCCTATGACTCTGATAAATTACTAGTCCTTCGTAATTCAACTTTTGAACAAGATCGTGCAACGATTGGAATGCGAGGTAATGAGGTATTCAAAATTGCTGTTAATATTATGGGTAATATTGTTGATGAAGTATTAGAAGCAAGTCATTTAAAAAAATCTGATATTGATTGGCTGATACCTCATCAAGCCAATATACGCATCATACAAGCCATAGCTAAAAAATTATCTCTTCCTATGTCACATGTTATTGTTACAATTGGTAACCAAGGTAACACATCGGCTGCTTCTATTCCCTTAGCACTTGATTATTCTATTAAAAATAATCAGATTAAAAGGGATGAAATATTATTAATTGAATCCTTTGGTGGTGGAATGACCTGGGGCGCTATGGTTATTCGTTACTAAATTAACTAATAAGGATTAATTCTATTATGGTAAAATCAGCATTTGTATTTCCTGGACAGGGATCGCAGTCTATCGGCATGTTGTCTGACTTTATGCCACAGTATACTGTTGTCACCGATGCTTTTGCAGAGGCCTCAGATGCTTTGGGCTATGATTTGTGGGATTTGGTTCAAAATGGGCCAGAGACAAAGCTAAATCAGACTGAATACACGCAGGCTGCCATGTTAACTGCTGATGTTGCAATTTATCGTTTATTAATGCAATTAGGCGTACCTCAGCCTCAAGTAATGGCTGGTCATAGTTTGGGGGAATACGCTGCTTTGGTTTGCGCTAATTCTTTATCTTTAAAGGATGCTGCGCAGTTAGTTGCTCGTAGAGGACAGGTGATGCAAAACGCGATCCCTCTGGGAGAGGGGGCTATGGCTGCCATAGTAGGCTTATCTGATGAACAGGTTCGTTCATTGTGTGAGCAGGCCAGCACAGCCAATCATCTTGTTACCCCGGCGAATTATAATGCTCTGGGCCAAATTGTTGTTGCTGGACATCGAGTAGCCGTTGATAAACTAATACAATTGGCTGAAGAGGCTGGAGCCAGACTGGCAATGATAATTCCTGTAAGTGTGCCTTGTCATTGCCCCTTATTAAAAAATGCTGCCGAATTATTTGCTGAAGATCTTGCTCAAATTGAATTTCAAGTTCCTTCAGTCGATGTAATAAGCAATGTTGATTTAAGTATTTATCATTCCACTCAACATATAAGAGATAAACTCAAAGAGCAACTATACAGCCCTGTGCGCTGGGTTGAAACAGTTCAGTTAATTCAACAGCGCGGAATTGATCTGGTTGTGGAGTGTGGGCCAGGAAAAGTTCTGAACGGTTTGATAAAAAGAATTGAGAGAAATTTAACTACGATTAGCGTTTATGACACCATTAGTCTTGATCAAGTCATAGAGCGTTTACATATCCCAGTTTGAGAGGAAACTAGATGATCAATTTAGAAGGTAAAATTGCATTAGTTACTGGTGCCAGCCGTGGCATAGGTCGTGCTGTTGCCGAGAAATTGGCAAGAAATGGTGCCTTTGTTTTTGGAACAGCAACCAC harbors:
- the rpmF gene encoding 50S ribosomal protein L32; this translates as MAVQQNKKSRSRRDMRRSHDALTKPTLSVDPTTGETHLRHHMTPDGYYRGKKIIDAETAYEQE
- the plsX gene encoding phosphate acyltransferase PlsX produces the protein MKNITIAIDAMGGDHGLEIVIPACIRAIKNNPDLKLLLVGVQDKISASLKKHGMLSCQQFTIVHASEVVTMDELPSHALRNKKDSSMRIAINLVKEGRAQACVSAGNTGALMATARYVLKTLPGIDRPAIVSELPTMGGKTRVIDLGANVDSCAEHLFQFAVMGSALIQAIENKPKPKIGLLNIGVEEIKGNDQVKRTAHMLAECSVMNYVGYVEGDHFYSGDVDLVVCDGFVGNVALKASEGLAKLLLTVLKESFSRNWLTKIAGLIALPALKHLKNRLDPSRYNGASLLGLNGIVVKSHGGANEVGFQHAIEQAVLEVKNNVVDLVRDQINDFINQGLLL
- the fabD gene encoding ACP S-malonyltransferase, whose translation is MVKSAFVFPGQGSQSIGMLSDFMPQYTVVTDAFAEASDALGYDLWDLVQNGPETKLNQTEYTQAAMLTADVAIYRLLMQLGVPQPQVMAGHSLGEYAALVCANSLSLKDAAQLVARRGQVMQNAIPLGEGAMAAIVGLSDEQVRSLCEQASTANHLVTPANYNALGQIVVAGHRVAVDKLIQLAEEAGARLAMIIPVSVPCHCPLLKNAAELFAEDLAQIEFQVPSVDVISNVDLSIYHSTQHIRDKLKEQLYSPVRWVETVQLIQQRGIDLVVECGPGKVLNGLIKRIERNLTTISVYDTISLDQVIERLHIPV
- a CDS encoding beta-ketoacyl-ACP synthase III → MKNAVINGTGSYSPERQMTNAELETMLDTSDEWIVTRTGISSRSVAQEHETTSYMASRAAEQALEASGLDAEEIDLILVATCTPDYFFPSVACHVQHALGIKRPIPAFDIGAACSGFVYAMDVAKQYIATGAAKHVLVVGSESMSRAVDWTDRSICVLFGDGAGAVVLSASDRQGIMGSVLHSAYDSDKLLVLRNSTFEQDRATIGMRGNEVFKIAVNIMGNIVDEVLEASHLKKSDIDWLIPHQANIRIIQAIAKKLSLPMSHVIVTIGNQGNTSAASIPLALDYSIKNNQIKRDEILLIESFGGGMTWGAMVIRY
- a CDS encoding YceD family protein, whose protein sequence is MMHLQELAKHGQQEKEVILNERLPSFVSPGCHLHASYHIEAKDDFYLIHLRVQGNLNSVCQRCMENFTVCYNNSTVIAVCRNDERAEQLLSQYECLVSSNWQVDLNELIIDELHLYAPQVHPDINECANEINEILTGKKQTS